A single window of Candidatus Flexicrinis affinis DNA harbors:
- the hypB gene encoding hydrogenase nickel incorporation protein HypB, translating into MWSTAMNPRILEIRKGVLEKNDVLAASLRERFRKAGVLVLNVVSSPGSGKTALLEVTLQRLLAQGYRAAALVGDLATDNDAARLARSGASVRQITTSGNCHLEAHMIGDHLRDWKLEVEGLDFLFIENVGNLVCPSHYDLGEDIRVVMLSVTEGEDKPLKYPPMFNSADAAVITKVDIADAVEFDRAQTITNINSVRPGMTIFETSAKRGTGIDAWIAFLIAQHDALKSPAAR; encoded by the coding sequence ATGTGGAGTACAGCGATGAACCCGCGCATTCTTGAAATCCGCAAAGGCGTACTGGAAAAGAACGATGTGCTCGCCGCGAGCTTGCGCGAGCGTTTCCGCAAGGCCGGCGTGCTGGTGTTGAACGTCGTCTCCAGCCCCGGCTCCGGCAAGACGGCGCTGCTGGAGGTCACGCTGCAGCGGCTGCTGGCACAAGGCTACCGTGCCGCCGCGCTGGTCGGTGACTTGGCGACCGACAATGACGCCGCGCGCCTTGCGCGGAGCGGTGCCAGTGTCCGGCAGATCACGACGAGCGGCAACTGTCATCTCGAAGCGCACATGATCGGCGATCACTTGCGCGACTGGAAACTCGAGGTCGAAGGGCTGGACTTCCTGTTCATCGAAAACGTCGGCAACCTCGTATGCCCGTCGCATTATGACCTCGGTGAGGATATCCGCGTCGTGATGCTGTCGGTGACGGAAGGCGAGGACAAGCCGCTCAAGTACCCGCCGATGTTCAACTCGGCGGATGCTGCGGTGATCACCAAGGTGGACATCGCGGATGCCGTCGAGTTTGACCGCGCCCAGACGATCACCAACATCAACAGCGTGCGCCCCGGCATGACGATCTTCGAGACATCCGCCAAGCGTGGAACCGGCATCGACGCGTGGATCGCGTTCCTGATCGCCCAACATGACGCGCTGAAGTCGCCGGCGGCGCGCTAG
- a CDS encoding cyclic nucleotide-binding domain-containing protein produces MISPELLRRYGLFAGLPHDLFESIAQFSDEVTLEPDTYLFEQGDSADELYLIMSGSVDLLIDMDDEGRERSEVETVVDGEAVGWSALIEPYEYTMSAAALTKTHVIIIDAVKLREVLEAHPQWGYRVMQRVAKIIGERLTNMRLRLMSLGS; encoded by the coding sequence ATGATTTCTCCTGAACTGCTGCGGCGCTACGGGTTGTTCGCGGGCCTGCCGCACGACCTGTTTGAGTCCATTGCGCAGTTTTCCGACGAGGTAACCCTTGAACCGGACACGTACCTGTTCGAGCAAGGCGACAGCGCCGACGAGCTGTATCTCATCATGAGCGGGTCGGTCGATCTCCTGATCGATATGGATGACGAAGGCCGCGAGCGCAGCGAGGTCGAGACGGTCGTAGACGGCGAAGCCGTCGGATGGTCGGCGCTGATCGAGCCGTACGAATACACGATGAGCGCGGCCGCGCTGACGAAAACGCACGTCATCATCATCGACGCCGTGAAGCTGCGCGAGGTGCTGGAAGCGCATCCCCAGTGGGGTTATCGGGTGATGCAGCGCGTGGCGAAGATCATTGGCGAACGCCTGACCAACATGCGCTTGCGCCTGATGAGCCTCGGATCCTAG
- the hypD gene encoding hydrogenase formation protein HypD, producing the protein MKYLEEFRDPELARRLLDDIHGIAKGQWVLMEVCGGQTHSLIRNGIDTLLPDAIELIHGPGCPVCVTPLEVIDKALRIAAQPNVTFCSFGDMLRVPGSGEDLFTVRSGGGDVRIVYSPLDAVKIARDNPAREVVFFGIGFETTAPANAMAVVQAKRLGLKNFSMLVSHVLVPPALDAIMSSPHTRVNGFLAAGHVCSVMGYWQYEPLAQRFRVPIVVTGFEPLDLLQGIRMAVRQLEEGRYEVENAYARAVTREGNVPAQKLLSEVFEVTPRKWRGIGEIPNSGWGLSSAYREFDAAIRFDVTDINTVEPAICRSGDVLQGLIKPNECPAFGKECTPRKPLGATMVSSEGACAAYYQYGRFVSLESIG; encoded by the coding sequence GTGAAGTACCTCGAAGAATTCCGCGATCCCGAACTCGCCAGGCGGTTGCTCGACGACATCCACGGCATCGCCAAAGGCCAATGGGTGTTGATGGAGGTGTGCGGCGGGCAGACCCACAGCCTGATTCGCAACGGCATCGACACGCTGCTGCCGGACGCCATCGAGCTGATCCACGGGCCGGGTTGTCCGGTCTGTGTCACGCCCCTTGAGGTCATCGACAAGGCGCTGCGAATCGCCGCCCAGCCGAATGTAACGTTCTGCTCGTTTGGCGACATGCTGCGCGTGCCCGGCAGCGGTGAGGACTTGTTCACGGTCAGGAGCGGCGGGGGAGACGTGCGGATCGTGTATTCGCCGCTCGACGCCGTCAAGATCGCCCGCGACAACCCGGCCCGTGAAGTCGTGTTCTTCGGCATCGGCTTCGAGACGACCGCCCCGGCCAACGCCATGGCGGTCGTGCAAGCCAAACGGCTTGGCCTGAAAAACTTCTCGATGCTCGTATCGCATGTGCTGGTGCCGCCAGCGCTCGACGCGATTATGAGTTCGCCGCATACGCGGGTCAACGGATTCCTCGCCGCCGGCCACGTGTGCAGCGTGATGGGCTACTGGCAGTACGAACCGCTGGCACAGCGGTTTCGCGTGCCGATCGTCGTGACCGGGTTCGAGCCGCTCGACCTGCTGCAAGGCATCCGGATGGCGGTGCGTCAGTTGGAGGAAGGGCGATACGAGGTCGAAAACGCATACGCTCGGGCGGTGACCCGCGAAGGCAATGTGCCGGCACAGAAGCTGTTGAGCGAAGTGTTCGAGGTCACACCGCGCAAGTGGCGCGGTATCGGCGAGATTCCCAACAGCGGCTGGGGGCTGAGCTCGGCCTACCGCGAGTTCGACGCCGCGATCCGCTTCGACGTCACCGATATCAACACGGTCGAGCCTGCGATCTGCCGCAGCGGCGACGTCTTGCAAGGGCTGATCAAGCCCAACGAGTGCCCGGCGTTCGGCAAGGAGTGCACACCGCGCAAGCCGTTGGGCGCGACGATGGTCAGCAGCGAAGGGGCGTGCGCCGCCTACTACCAGTACGGCCGGTTTGTGTCGCTGGAAAGTATCGGCTGA
- a CDS encoding HypC/HybG/HupF family hydrogenase formation chaperone, with amino-acid sequence MCLGVPGQIKDIYERDGARMGKVDFGGIIKEVCLDFVPEVMVGDYTIVHVGFAITQLDEQSAMETLALFEEMGVLEEELLAAPEVGTSDESQSPRGVT; translated from the coding sequence ATGTGTCTCGGCGTTCCCGGTCAGATTAAAGACATTTACGAGCGCGACGGCGCCCGCATGGGCAAAGTGGATTTCGGCGGCATCATCAAAGAGGTCTGCCTCGACTTTGTGCCCGAGGTGATGGTGGGCGACTACACGATCGTCCACGTCGGGTTTGCCATTACCCAGTTGGACGAGCAGTCGGCCATGGAAACACTGGCGCTGTTCGAGGAGATGGGTGTGCTTGAGGAGGAACTGCTCGCCGCGCCGGAGGTCGGCACGTCGGACGAAAGCCAGTCGCCTCGAGGTGTGACGTGA
- the hypE gene encoding hydrogenase expression/formation protein HypE, translating into MDGWVCPLPLRDHPNVILGHGGGGKLSSELVEHIFLPAFRNDALQNLGDSAVVHIGGQRLAMSTDSFVVRPLFFPGGSIGELAINGTVNDLAMSGATPLYLSVGFIVEEGLPIATLGTIVERMAAAARAAGVDLVTGDTKVVDKGHGDGLYVNTTGIGLIPPGVNIAPQNARPGDVVIVSGSLGDHGMAVMSVREGLEFETQIVSDSAPLNGLVAALLNVTPHIHVLRDPTRGGAASSLNEIAKASGAGIVLEERAIPVKPAVRAACELLGMDPLYVANEGKLIAMVPREYADAVLEAMRAHVFGAEATIIGQVVESHRGVVVAKTGIGGTRVVDMQIGEQLPRIC; encoded by the coding sequence ATGGACGGGTGGGTGTGCCCGTTGCCACTGCGCGACCACCCGAACGTCATCCTCGGCCACGGCGGCGGCGGAAAGCTCTCGTCGGAGCTGGTCGAGCATATTTTCCTTCCCGCGTTCAGGAACGACGCCCTGCAGAACCTGGGCGATTCAGCCGTGGTGCACATCGGCGGGCAGCGGTTGGCGATGTCGACCGACTCGTTCGTGGTGCGCCCGCTGTTCTTCCCCGGCGGTTCGATTGGCGAGCTCGCGATCAACGGCACGGTCAACGACCTTGCGATGAGCGGGGCGACACCGCTGTACCTGTCGGTCGGGTTTATCGTGGAAGAAGGGCTGCCCATCGCGACGCTGGGGACCATCGTGGAGCGCATGGCGGCGGCAGCCCGCGCGGCAGGTGTCGACCTCGTCACCGGCGACACGAAGGTGGTCGACAAAGGGCATGGCGATGGGCTTTACGTGAACACGACGGGCATCGGGCTGATCCCGCCCGGTGTGAACATTGCGCCGCAGAACGCCCGCCCGGGCGACGTTGTCATCGTGAGCGGGTCGCTGGGCGATCACGGCATGGCGGTAATGAGCGTGCGCGAGGGATTGGAATTCGAGACGCAGATCGTGTCCGACTCTGCGCCACTGAACGGCCTCGTCGCGGCGCTGCTGAACGTCACACCGCACATCCACGTTCTGCGCGATCCGACGCGAGGCGGCGCGGCATCCTCGCTCAACGAGATCGCCAAAGCGTCGGGCGCTGGAATTGTGCTTGAGGAACGCGCGATCCCGGTCAAGCCCGCCGTTCGCGCCGCATGTGAGCTGTTGGGGATGGACCCGCTGTATGTGGCCAACGAAGGGAAGTTGATCGCCATGGTTCCGCGCGAGTACGCGGACGCCGTCCTGGAGGCCATGCGCGCGCACGTCTTCGGCGCAGAGGCGACGATCATCGGGCAGGTGGTCGAGAGTCATCGCGGGGTCGTGGTCGCCAAGACGGGGATCGGCGGCACGCGCGTCGTCGACATGCAGATCGGCGAACAGCTTCCGCGAATTTGCTAA
- a CDS encoding Ni/Fe hydrogenase subunit alpha, whose product METTKRRITIDPITRLEGHGKIEIFLDDDGEVKNTYFQVPELRGFEVFCIGRPAEEMPRITNRICGVCPEAHHMAAAKALDDLYKVDPPSAAKKLRELFYSAFYCTDHTTHFYALGGPDFVVGPDAPAAQRNILGVVAKVGTEAGLKVINTRKTNHEVIKIIGGRAVHPVCGLPGGMSKAINEEERTFIEEVARANVEFAMWSLQIFRDIVLANKAYVDLIVGDIYTQHTYYMGLVDANNRVNFYDGKIRVVDPDGNEFAKYAAQDYTEHIAEHVEPYAYLKYPYLKVIGWKGFTDGKDSGMYACTPLSRLNAADGMATPKAQEAYEEFFSTLGGKPVHHTLATHWARLVELLYAAERMVELVTDEEITSPNVRTIPTETPTVGIGTVEAPRGTLTHHYEADERGILTKVNLIVGTTNNYAPITYTIKKAASSLIHKGQVTDGILNMVEMAFRSYDPCFSCATHSLPGQMPLEVVVRDADGTVIDRREQYTQAK is encoded by the coding sequence ATGGAAACAACCAAGCGGCGCATCACCATCGACCCCATCACCCGGCTTGAGGGTCACGGCAAGATCGAAATCTTCCTCGACGACGACGGCGAAGTGAAGAACACCTACTTCCAGGTCCCGGAACTGCGCGGGTTCGAGGTGTTCTGCATCGGGCGTCCCGCAGAAGAGATGCCGCGCATCACCAACCGGATTTGCGGCGTGTGCCCGGAAGCGCATCACATGGCCGCGGCCAAGGCGCTCGACGACCTCTATAAGGTCGATCCGCCGTCAGCAGCCAAGAAACTGCGCGAGCTGTTCTACAGCGCGTTCTACTGCACCGATCACACGACGCACTTCTACGCGCTGGGCGGGCCGGATTTCGTCGTCGGCCCGGACGCCCCTGCCGCGCAGCGCAACATCCTCGGCGTGGTGGCGAAGGTCGGCACCGAAGCCGGGCTCAAGGTCATCAACACCCGCAAGACGAACCACGAGGTCATCAAGATCATCGGCGGACGCGCGGTTCATCCGGTGTGCGGCCTACCCGGCGGCATGAGCAAAGCGATCAACGAAGAGGAGCGCACGTTCATCGAGGAGGTGGCGCGTGCCAACGTCGAGTTCGCGATGTGGTCGCTGCAAATCTTCCGCGACATCGTGCTGGCGAACAAAGCCTACGTCGACCTGATCGTGGGAGACATTTACACGCAGCACACGTACTACATGGGGCTGGTCGATGCGAACAACCGCGTCAACTTCTACGACGGCAAGATCCGCGTGGTCGACCCGGACGGCAACGAGTTCGCCAAGTACGCCGCGCAGGATTACACCGAACACATCGCCGAGCATGTCGAACCCTACGCCTATCTCAAGTATCCGTACCTCAAGGTCATCGGTTGGAAGGGCTTCACGGATGGCAAGGACAGCGGCATGTATGCGTGCACGCCGCTCAGCCGCCTGAACGCCGCCGACGGCATGGCGACGCCTAAGGCGCAGGAGGCCTACGAGGAGTTCTTCTCGACGCTCGGCGGCAAGCCGGTACACCACACGCTGGCAACCCACTGGGCGCGTCTGGTCGAACTGCTGTACGCCGCCGAGCGCATGGTCGAACTGGTGACGGACGAAGAGATCACCAGCCCGAACGTGCGCACTATCCCGACCGAAACGCCGACCGTTGGCATCGGCACCGTCGAGGCGCCGCGCGGCACGCTCACTCACCACTACGAGGCGGACGAGCGCGGCATCCTGACCAAGGTCAATCTGATCGTCGGGACGACCAACAACTACGCGCCCATCACGTACACCATCAAGAAGGCGGCGAGTTCGCTGATCCACAAGGGTCAGGTCACTGACGGCATCCTGAACATGGTGGAGATGGCGTTCCGCAGTTACGACCCGTGCTTTAGCTGCGCGACCCACTCGCTGCCGGGACAAATGCCGCTCGAGGTCGTGGTTCGCGACGCGGACGGCACAGTGATCGACCGGCGCGAGCAGTACACGCAGGCAAAGTAA
- the hypA gene encoding hydrogenase maturation nickel metallochaperone HypA, producing MHELSIAYNIVQIADDAAREAGVERVDAVHLRLGQLSGVVSEALLFGYDIAAQGTRLEGSRLEIEDVPVVIFCAQCRAERELESIQVFCCPECGTPSMDIRSGNELEIGYVEYSDEPAHS from the coding sequence ATGCACGAGCTTTCAATCGCTTACAACATCGTCCAAATTGCAGACGACGCGGCCCGCGAGGCCGGTGTCGAGCGTGTGGATGCCGTGCATCTAAGGCTCGGACAGCTCAGCGGCGTTGTCAGCGAGGCGCTGCTATTCGGGTACGACATCGCGGCACAGGGCACGCGCTTGGAAGGTTCCCGGCTTGAGATAGAGGACGTGCCGGTGGTGATCTTCTGCGCGCAGTGCCGAGCTGAACGCGAATTGGAGAGCATCCAGGTGTTTTGCTGCCCGGAGTGCGGCACGCCGAGTATGGACATCCGAAGCGGCAACGAACTCGAAATTGGCTATGTGGAGTACAGCGATGAACCCGCGCATTCTTGA
- a CDS encoding hydrogenase maturation protease, whose product MTTSNARTTPKVLVIGLGNPILMDDGVGVLTAEHVRNVLPADSGIDVIELSVGGITLMEQMVGYDRVIIIDALWTDPTLTGQVVVFDAGDLTETLNTRSTHDSDLPTALYVGRALGADLPPDDAIQIVAVTANHVLDFGDQPTEVVRAAIPQACRTVLDLIGEATQMVPAP is encoded by the coding sequence ATGACCACGTCCAACGCACGCACGACTCCGAAGGTTCTGGTCATCGGACTCGGCAATCCGATTCTGATGGACGACGGTGTCGGCGTGCTGACGGCAGAGCATGTTAGAAACGTGCTTCCCGCCGACAGCGGTATCGACGTCATCGAACTGTCTGTCGGGGGAATCACGCTTATGGAGCAGATGGTCGGTTACGACCGCGTCATCATTATCGACGCGCTGTGGACCGATCCTACGCTCACCGGTCAGGTCGTCGTGTTTGATGCCGGCGACCTGACCGAGACACTCAACACACGCAGCACCCACGACTCGGACTTGCCGACTGCACTGTATGTCGGGCGTGCGCTGGGCGCGGACCTGCCGCCCGATGATGCCATCCAAATTGTCGCGGTGACCGCCAACCACGTGCTCGATTTCGGCGATCAGCCGACCGAGGTCGTGCGTGCGGCGATCCCACAGGCATGCCGTACCGTGCTCGATCTTATCGGTGAAGCTACCCAGATGGTCCCTGCGCCATGA